The proteins below come from a single Euleptes europaea isolate rEulEur1 chromosome 5, rEulEur1.hap1, whole genome shotgun sequence genomic window:
- the CCNL1 gene encoding cyclin-L1, giving the protein MASAGTHPSPAAAAAALGSAPPPPPPPPAAGILIGDRLYSEVSLTIDHSLIPEERLSPTPSMQDGLDLQAETDLRILGCELIQAAGIILRLPQVAMATGQVLFHRFFYSKSFVKHSFEIVAMACINLASKIEEAPRRIRDVINVFHHLRQLRVKRTPSPLILDQNYINTKNQVIKAERRVLKELGFCVHVKHPHKIIVMYLQVLECERNQTLVQTAWNYMNDSLRTNVFVRFQPETIACACIYLAARALQIPLPNRPHWFLLFGITEEDVQEICLTTLKLYTRKKPNYELLDKEVEKRKMALQEAKLKAKGLNPDGTPALSTLGGFSPASKPCSPREIKAEEKSPVCINAKTIKKEPEDRQVVSKSPYNGMRKESKRSRSSRSASRSKSRTKSRSRSHSARRHYNNRRSLSGTYSSRSRSRSRSHSGSPRRHHNHGSPHLKPKHSREELKGANRHGHKRKKSRSRSQSKSRDHSDVAKKHRHERGHHRDRHERSRSFERSHKGKHHSGSRSGHSRHRR; this is encoded by the exons ATGGCCTCCGCAGGGACTCATCCTTCCccggccgctgccgccgccgccctgggctcggcgccgccgccgcctcctccgcccCCCGCGGCGGGGATCCTGATCGGGGACCGGCTGTACTCGGAGGTCTCGCTGACCATCGACCACTCGCTCATCCCCGAGGAGCGGCTCTCGCCCACCCCTTCCATGCAGGACGGGCTGGACCTCCAGGCCGAGACCGACCTGCGCATCCTGGGCTGCGAGCTCATCCAGGCCGCGGGGATCATCCTTCGCCTGCCGCAG GTGGCGATGGCGACCGGGCAGGTGCTGTTCCATCGCTTCTTCTATTCCAAGTCCTTCGTCAAGCACAGTTTCGAG ATTGTTGCTATGGCCTGCATCAATCTTGCGTCCAAAATCGAAGAGGCGCCTCGTCGCATAAGAGATGTGATCAATGTTTTCCACCACTTGCGGCAGTTGAGAGTTAAAAG GACTCCAAGCCCATTGATACTTGATCAGAACTACATAAACACCAAAAATCAAGTAATCAAAGCAGAAAGGAGGGTGCTGAAGGAATTGGGATTTTGTGTTCATGTCAAGCATCCTCATAAG aTCATTGTTATGTATTTGCAAGTGTTAGAATGTGAACGTAACCAAACTCTCGTCCAGACAGCCTG GAATTACATGAATGACAGCCTTCGAACCAATGTGTTTGTCCGATTTCAGCCAGAGACAATAGCGTGTGCTTGTATTTACCTTGCTGCTAGAGCTCTTCAG ATTCCTTTGCCTAATCGTCCTCATTGGTTCTTGCTTTTTGGCATTACTGAGGAAGATGTTCAGGAGATATGCTTAACAACTCTTAAGCTGTACACGAGAAAGAAG CCCAACTATGAATTGCTTGATAAGGAAGTAGAAAAGAGGAAAATGGCACTACAGGAAGCTAAACTTAAAGCAAAAGGATTAAACCCTGATGGGACACCGGCTCTTTCAACACTGGGAGGTTTTTCACCTGCTTCTAAGCCCT GTTCTCCAAGAGAAATAAAAGCGGAAGAGAAGTCTCCAGTGTGTATCAATGCAAAAACGATCAAAAAGGAACCGGAAGATAGACAAGTGGTTTCCAAGAGCCCTTACAATGG TATGAGAAAAGAAAGcaagagaagcagaagcagccGAAGTGCCAGTCGATCAAAGTCGAGAACAAAGTCACGATCTAGATCCCATTCTGCAAGGAGACA TTACAACAATAGGCGGAGCCTGTCCGGAACCTACAGCTCCCGATCGAGAAGCAGATCGCGGAGCCACAGCGGCAGTCCCCGGAGGCATCATAATCATGGATCTCCCCACCTGAAACCGAAGCATAGCAGGGAAGAGTTGAAGGGTGCAAACAGACACGGGCACAAGCGGAAAAAGTCTCGTTCCCGCTCCCAAAGTAAATCCAGGGACCATTCGGATGTGGCCAAGAAACACCGGCACGAACGGGGACACCACAGGGACAGGCACGAACGGTCTCGCTCGTTTGAGCGGTCGCATAAAGGCAAACACCACAGTGGCAGCCGTTCAGGACACAGCCGGCACAGGCGTTGA